ATCTTTATGTCAATCTGGTGAAAGCCGGCGAAGCTTCGGGAAAGGTTGATGAGGCTCTGGCCAAACTGGCGGACACCCTTGAATCCAATCTGGATTTTCAGTCCAAGGTTAAAGGGGCCATGATCTACCCGGCAGTGGTGACGGTCGCCATGACCGGCATTGGCTTCTTTATGATCACCAATATCATCCCCCAAATCGCTAATGTTTATAAAGAATTCGGGGCCGACTTGCCTCTTCCCACCCGGATTCTGATCGGGATTGCAAATTTTATTACCAATTACACTATTATCGTTGCCGCGATAATCGGCCTGATTTACTACACTTTCCGGACCCTGAAGAAAAATCCTTCCAGCGAATATTTGATTAACAATTTCTTTTTTAAAATCCCGATTTTCGGGCCGTTGTCCTGGGAAGTCAATTTGGCGGTGGTCTGCCGGACTTTGGGCACTCTTCTGGCTTCGGGAGTCGCTATTTTAGATGCTTTGCGGATTGTTTCCAAAACCGTCGGGAATAATTCCTTGCGTTCCGGACTGGTCGAGGCGGCAGCGATGGTGGAAAAAGGCTTGCCTCTTTCTTTGGCTTTGCGGCGCAACGAAAATTTTCCCATTATGATGTCGCAGCTGATTGCCATCGGCGAAGAAACCGGTACTCTGGATAAAAGTCTGGAGAGGCTCTCAAAATTTTACCAGGACTCGGCTGAGGTGAAAGTAAAGGCTCTCACGACTCTTCTTGAACCGATAATGATTCTTTTAATGGGCGGCATGGTGGCCGGGTTGGCTCTTGCCGTCTTGTTGCCAATGTTTAATCTTGTTAATGTTATTAAATAAAGGAGGTGAAATTATGAAGCAAAGAGGTTTTACTTTAATTGAACTCATGGTAGTAATCTCGGTAATTGCGATTCTTTCGACGATTGCCCTGTTTGGTTTAAATAAAGCTCAGGCCAGTGCCAGGGATTCTTCCCGGCAACAGATTATGAATGGGATAAGAACTGCTCTGGAGAGATATTACGGTGACAACCAATTTTATCCGGGACCAGGGGGTGTCGGATATCAATGGAGCGGGGCCTCCGATAGCCCAATAGACACGCTGGTTACAGGAAAATACCTGGTAATCCCTCCGAAGGATCCTTGTAAAAACGGCACTACAATTCCGAGCACGGGAACGATGGGCGCTTCAGACTGCGCCCCGACAGCTTACGCCTATACAGCCACGCAGGCAGACGGAAGCGCGTGTACCACCGCGGATAAAAACTGCACTAAATATACTTTGACTTTAACAAAAGAGGCCGGAGGGACCAGCATATTTGTTAGTCCGCAATAAAGCGTGAGGAGAGGGTTTAGTTTAATCGAGATAATGATTGTAGTAGCAGTCGTGGCTCTCTTGGCCACGATTGCCTTGTTTTCTTTCCGGATCGTCTTGGCTCAGAGTCGGGATGCCAAACGGGCGGCCATCATGCATGATCTGCAGTTCGCCCAGGAACTTTACAAAATCCGCAACGAGGAGTATTACTCGACGATTAACACTTTCTGCGGAGTTTACACAGCCTTGGTTAGCGGCAACTATATTACCTATACCCCGGTTGACCCCGGGACCCAATCCCCGATCTGCTCTTCAGCCGATGGCGGTAATCCCTTAATCGACAACGCCCTTTATTATTATGTAGCGACGCCGTCTTCGGGAACCTACCTGTTGAAATTAGGCAAAGAAGCTGGCGGTTCTGGGGACTTTTTCAGCCCGCAATGAAAAAGGGTTTTACCTTGGTTGAATTAATGGTGGTAATTGTGGTGATTTCGATTTTAGCCACAATCGGGGTTGTCTCCTTTACCCGGGTTCAGAAGCAGGCCCGGGACAGCAAGAGAAAATCGGAACTGACGGCAATCCAGACGGCCCTTCTGGCTTTTTTTACCGAAAGAAGAGCCTATCCCGACGGGCTTTCCGAACTTGTCCCGGATTATATTTCCAGTGTGCCGGCAGCGCCGAAAGGAGCGACAGGCACCAATCTTGACTACACCTATGTTGTTGACAGCACCCATTTCAAGTATGCCCTGTGCGTTGACCTGGAAACGGCCGGGGCCGGCATGATGCTGAAGGTCGACACCCATAACACTACGGGCCGGGAGATGCCCGACGCGCCCTGTGAAATCGATTTTTAGGGTACGGCCCTTGACAAGCGGATTTTTTTATTTCACTATGAATACATAGTGGAAAACCTAAAGCCGCCCTCACTAAGGTTATGGCGGCCGAAGGGGGGTGAATCATGATTAAACTGCCTAATAAAAGTAAAAAAGGTTTCACCCTGGTCGAGTTGATGATCGTTATCACGGTTATCGCCATTCTGGCAACGATTGCGGTAGTGTCTTTCACCCGGGTGCAGAAACAGGCGCGGGATACGAAGAGGAAGGCAGAAGTGAAGTCTCTTCAGACTGCCCTTCAAGCTTATTACACCGAGCATCAGGCCTACCCGATTTCAACGACGGCAATTACAACTGAGGACGTGAATACCGTGTTAACAGGACTATCTCCGGACTATATGTCGTCTTTGCCGATTGCTCCTTTGGGGTCAACGGGTAACTATCAAAAATACACTTACATCACGACCGATGACGGGTTTAGATACGCTATTTGTGTGGACCTAGAGACGGCGGCTGTCGGACAAGAACTTTGGGTTGTAAATACCCAAAATTCAGCCGGTGAAGGTATTGCTGACGCTGCTGGTGCTTGTGTACCCAAGTAATTCTTTACTCGCGCGAGTAAAGAAGCAAAAAACCCTGCCCTAACCGGTGGGGTTTTTGGTAGTATTAGACCATGAGAGAAATAGGAGAAATTGGGTTGATTGGGATATTTGGATTAATCATCGGCAGTTTTCTCAATGTCCTAATCTGGCGGCTAAATGACCCGAAAGCGCCGAAATTTTGGCAGGGGCGAAGCATCTGTCCTCAGTGCAAACACCAGATCGCCTGGTTTGACAACCTTCCCCTGCTCTCCTATCTGCTGCTGCGAGGTCGTTGCCGCTCCTGCAAAAAGCCGATTAGTTGGCAATATCCCCTGGTCGAATTTTTGACAGGGATTTTTTTTGTTTTGGCGTGGGTTTTGACGCCCGGATTGGGGATATTGGGGAAATTGGGGGTGTTGGGTATCGCTGCAGCTCTGGAAGTAATTTTCTTTTCCGATTTAATTTATGGCTTTATCCCCGATGAAATGCTTTTGGTCATTGGAATTTTAAAATTGATTGAAAATTGGAAATTGAAAAATGAAAATTGGGGCTTAGATTTTCTAGCAGGATTAATTGCCATGCTATTGTTCTACCTAATTTATAAAATAACCAAAGAACGCGGCTTGGGTTTTGGGGATGTTAAATTTGCTTTTCTGATGGGCTTTCTACTCGGTTGGCCGAAAATTGCTGTGGGTTTGTGGGTGGCTTTTGTCTCTGGCGGTCTGGTGGCGATAATTTTATTGGCGTTGCGCCGGACAAAACTTTCTGCCACAATGGCTCTAGGGCCATTTTTGGTAATTGGCACTTTCTTTGCTGCCCTATGGACAAATACCGTTCTTACCATTCTCGGGCTTACACCCTGATCGAACTGCTGATCTCTTTAGCCATCATGGCCATAATCGGGGTGCTGGCTTTTTACGGCATTCAAGATTTCAATGTTAACCAGGCGGTGTCCGATGCTCAGCATAACTTTATTTCTGATCTGCGGGCCACGCAAAACCAGGCGGCTCTCGGAGCAGACGGAGTCAATTTTAAGACGGTGTGGGTAAACACCGGTTCTCCGGATCAGTACACGATTTCTTATACCGTTCCTCTTTCAAATAATCTGGTTTCTGTAACTAAAATACTCCCGACCGGAGTCACGGTTTCGGCTCCCAATCCGGCAAATTTTACGGTTTGTTTGGCCAACCCCAAGCTGACCGGATATACCACCGGACAATGCGGCAACTGTGCCGTAGCTGGTTCAGAAGCGTTTTTTGCTTGCAACAACGGGACGAAAGTTGATAGTAACTATCTGGATGTGACCTTCTCCCGGGGCTCGGTTTCCAAAACTGTCCGCATCGAAGGCAATGGTATGGATATCAGCAGAATATATGCGCTCGACTAGAGGCATGACCCTTATCGAAACCATCCTCGCCCTTTTAGTGCTGGCGGCCGTGACTTCGGCGGTAATCCTGCTTTTGACCCAGATTATGGCCCTAACCACTTCCGCCCGGCTGCGAAATACCGCTACAGCGATGGCGGAACAAAACCTGGAGAAAATCAGGAGCTTTTATCAGGTTAATTTTTGGATGAATCTGGCTAACAAAGGCTCTTCCGGCGGAACCTGCTATATTGATACTGCCGGAATTTTAAATTTAGACACCGGAGCGACTTGTGTGACGGATTGCAGCAGTTTGGGCAGCAACGGTTTTCGCCAAAATGTAAAGTTGACGACCGATTCTGGCCTTAGCCGGGTTCAGGTCGATTCGTCGGTCTGGTGGCAGGACAAGGGGGCTTGTCAGCACCTTACCTCCACGACTTATTATTTTAATTACTGATGCGTAAGGGCTTTACTCTGATCGAAATTATTGTCGTTATCGCCGTTTTCGGCGTTTTAATGCTAGCCGGAACAAGTTTTTTAATATCAGTTATCCGTAATGCCAATCAGGTGCGGATTCAAAACGATGTCCGCCAGACGGCCAGTCAAATTATGGAAGACATTGCTTCGGAAATGCGTTCGGCGACAGATGTCACTTTCTCGTCCGGCTTAACGCAGAATGTTTTGACTATCACTAATACCACGATTGTGCCAAGCAGAACAGTGGTATATACAGCTTATAATACCGGGAAACTGACGAAAACAGTTAATAGCGGAGCGCCGTTGGATTTTACTTCGGATAATAATGACACCACTTCTCAAAGCGAGGCGGTTGTTTTGGATACTTCTGCTGTTTCCTGTGATGACAGCCTTCATGCGG
The Patescibacteria group bacterium genome window above contains:
- a CDS encoding type II secretion system F family protein translates to MKQFTYRIRKPDGVIATGVIESVSPQTAARTLQERKYLVLNIAEKRSWDINSILGSFGQKASSREIAQFTRLLATMLSTGLPLTDALSNLVSQAKNGYFREVLQTIMHDVQGGVALSEAMNRHPKVFNDLYVNLVKAGEASGKVDEALAKLADTLESNLDFQSKVKGAMIYPAVVTVAMTGIGFFMITNIIPQIANVYKEFGADLPLPTRILIGIANFITNYTIIVAAIIGLIYYTFRTLKKNPSSEYLINNFFFKIPIFGPLSWEVNLAVVCRTLGTLLASGVAILDALRIVSKTVGNNSLRSGLVEAAAMVEKGLPLSLALRRNENFPIMMSQLIAIGEETGTLDKSLERLSKFYQDSAEVKVKALTTLLEPIMILLMGGMVAGLALAVLLPMFNLVNVIK
- a CDS encoding type II secretion system GspH family protein, with translation MKQRGFTLIELMVVISVIAILSTIALFGLNKAQASARDSSRQQIMNGIRTALERYYGDNQFYPGPGGVGYQWSGASDSPIDTLVTGKYLVIPPKDPCKNGTTIPSTGTMGASDCAPTAYAYTATQADGSACTTADKNCTKYTLTLTKEAGGTSIFVSPQ
- a CDS encoding type II secretion system GspH family protein, producing MKKGFTLVELMVVIVVISILATIGVVSFTRVQKQARDSKRKSELTAIQTALLAFFTERRAYPDGLSELVPDYISSVPAAPKGATGTNLDYTYVVDSTHFKYALCVDLETAGAGMMLKVDTHNTTGREMPDAPCEIDF
- a CDS encoding type II secretion system GspH family protein; the encoded protein is MIKLPNKSKKGFTLVELMIVITVIAILATIAVVSFTRVQKQARDTKRKAEVKSLQTALQAYYTEHQAYPISTTAITTEDVNTVLTGLSPDYMSSLPIAPLGSTGNYQKYTYITTDDGFRYAICVDLETAAVGQELWVVNTQNSAGEGIADAAGACVPK
- a CDS encoding prepilin peptidase, encoding MREIGEIGLIGIFGLIIGSFLNVLIWRLNDPKAPKFWQGRSICPQCKHQIAWFDNLPLLSYLLLRGRCRSCKKPISWQYPLVEFLTGIFFVLAWVLTPGLGILGKLGVLGIAAALEVIFFSDLIYGFIPDEMLLVIGILKLIENWKLKNENWGLDFLAGLIAMLLFYLIYKITKERGLGFGDVKFAFLMGFLLGWPKIAVGLWVAFVSGGLVAIILLALRRTKLSATMALGPFLVIGTFFAALWTNTVLTILGLTP
- a CDS encoding prepilin-type N-terminal cleavage/methylation domain-containing protein gives rise to the protein MDKYRSYHSRAYTLIELLISLAIMAIIGVLAFYGIQDFNVNQAVSDAQHNFISDLRATQNQAALGADGVNFKTVWVNTGSPDQYTISYTVPLSNNLVSVTKILPTGVTVSAPNPANFTVCLANPKLTGYTTGQCGNCAVAGSEAFFACNNGTKVDSNYLDVTFSRGSVSKTVRIEGNGMDISRIYALD
- a CDS encoding type II secretion system GspH family protein — translated: MRSTRGMTLIETILALLVLAAVTSAVILLLTQIMALTTSARLRNTATAMAEQNLEKIRSFYQVNFWMNLANKGSSGGTCYIDTAGILNLDTGATCVTDCSSLGSNGFRQNVKLTTDSGLSRVQVDSSVWWQDKGACQHLTSTTYYFNY
- a CDS encoding type II secretion system GspH family protein codes for the protein MRKGFTLIEIIVVIAVFGVLMLAGTSFLISVIRNANQVRIQNDVRQTASQIMEDIASEMRSATDVTFSSGLTQNVLTITNTTIVPSRTVVYTAYNTGKLTKTVNSGAPLDFTSDNNDTTSQSEAVVLDTSAVSCDDSLHAAKGLQVVVGTNLATDITLTLQQATKYVTPDFCARIQLKNTLVPRRY